In Curtobacterium sp. MCPF17_002, one genomic interval encodes:
- a CDS encoding DHA2 family efflux MFS transporter permease subunit: MPSRRPFQGDPDLPQRYRHRYLILAVCCMSLFIVSMDATVVNVALPSIGRELGSTISGLQWTIDAYTLVLASLLLLSGSTADRIGRRRTFQIGLALFTIGSLLCSMAPSVGWLVVFRMLQAVGGSMMNPVAMSIITATFDDAKERARAVGVWGAVVGVSMGLGPLVGGALTDTVGWRAIFWINVPIGVAAIVLTFLFVPESRSPKPRRLDPVGQVLVIVLLATLVGGLIEGPRLGWTSPAALGLFVLAAASLVVFVAVERRRAEPLVDVRFFRSIPFSSAVVTAIAAFGANGAFLFLNALYLQEVRGMSPFEAGLWTLPAAVATMLVSPLSGRLVGSIGTRVPLVLAGIGVGGAGAILTTIDSDTPMWVLVVAFVLFGFGFGMVNAPITNTAVSGMPRAQSGSAAAVASTSRQTGVSLGVALAGTVTGASAVASVGAGFGVATHPMWWIVLGIGAGIVVVGFVSSSAAAKRSVAGIAHLLDD; the protein is encoded by the coding sequence CTGCCGTCACGTCGTCCCTTCCAGGGCGACCCGGACCTCCCGCAGCGGTACCGCCACCGGTACCTGATCCTCGCGGTCTGCTGCATGAGCCTGTTCATCGTGTCGATGGACGCCACGGTGGTGAACGTCGCGCTGCCGTCGATCGGTCGTGAGCTCGGCAGCACCATCTCCGGCCTGCAGTGGACGATCGACGCGTACACGCTCGTCCTCGCCAGCCTGCTGCTGCTCTCCGGCTCCACCGCCGACCGCATCGGGCGGCGGAGGACCTTCCAGATCGGCCTCGCGCTCTTCACGATCGGCTCGCTGCTCTGCTCGATGGCGCCGAGTGTCGGGTGGCTCGTGGTCTTCCGGATGCTGCAGGCGGTCGGCGGCTCGATGATGAACCCGGTGGCGATGTCGATCATCACCGCCACGTTCGACGACGCGAAGGAGCGGGCCCGCGCGGTCGGCGTCTGGGGCGCCGTCGTCGGGGTGTCGATGGGCCTCGGGCCGCTCGTCGGCGGAGCGCTGACGGACACGGTCGGCTGGCGGGCGATCTTCTGGATCAACGTGCCGATCGGCGTCGCGGCGATCGTCCTGACGTTCCTGTTCGTCCCGGAGTCGAGGTCCCCGAAGCCGCGTCGCCTCGATCCGGTCGGCCAGGTGCTCGTCATCGTGCTCCTCGCGACGCTGGTCGGCGGGCTCATCGAGGGACCCCGGCTCGGCTGGACCTCGCCCGCGGCGCTCGGCCTGTTCGTCCTGGCGGCCGCCTCCCTCGTCGTGTTCGTCGCCGTCGAACGGCGTCGTGCGGAGCCGCTCGTCGACGTCCGGTTCTTCCGGAGCATCCCGTTCTCGTCCGCCGTCGTCACGGCGATCGCCGCGTTCGGGGCGAACGGTGCGTTCCTGTTCCTCAACGCCCTCTACCTGCAGGAGGTCCGGGGCATGTCGCCGTTCGAGGCCGGCCTCTGGACCCTGCCGGCCGCCGTCGCGACGATGCTGGTCTCCCCGCTGTCCGGACGCCTCGTCGGGTCGATCGGGACGCGGGTGCCGCTCGTCCTCGCGGGGATCGGTGTCGGCGGTGCCGGCGCGATCCTGACCACGATCGATTCGGATACCCCGATGTGGGTACTCGTCGTCGCCTTCGTGCTCTTCGGCTTCGGGTTCGGCATGGTGAACGCCCCGATCACGAACACCGCCGTCTCCGGCATGCCGCGCGCCCAGTCCGGTTCCGCTGCGGCGGTGGCGTCGACGAGCCGGCAGACCGGGGTCTCCCTCGGCGTCGCACTCGCCGGCACCGTGACCGGAGCGAGTGCCGTCGCGAGCGTCGGGGCCGGGTTCGGCGTGGCGACGCACCCGATGTGGTGGATCGTCCTCGGCATCGGTGCGGGCATCGTCGTCGTCGGCTTCGTGTCGAGCTCCGCGGCGGCGAAGCGTTCGGTCGCGGGCATCGCCCACCTGCTCGACGACTGA
- a CDS encoding sigma-70 family RNA polymerase sigma factor, producing MDVTTESDEAIVRAMAQGDKGALARAFDRYAATLTRYAWAIAADRMEVEEIVQDSFLTLWQRAATLELPADTMLPWLLVVCRNHALNAGRKRAKHRNDELPEHLAAPEGHDEARERLRWVRAEIASLPETDRRICELCLLEGHSYAEAAEILGLSVGAVTQRVSRNRRRLKKAVMHDEH from the coding sequence GTGGACGTGACGACGGAGTCGGACGAAGCGATCGTCCGTGCGATGGCACAGGGCGACAAAGGCGCCCTCGCCCGTGCGTTCGACCGGTACGCCGCCACCCTCACCCGCTACGCCTGGGCCATCGCCGCCGACCGGATGGAGGTCGAGGAGATCGTCCAGGACTCCTTCCTGACCCTCTGGCAGCGTGCGGCGACCCTCGAGCTCCCCGCCGACACGATGCTCCCGTGGCTCCTCGTCGTGTGCCGCAACCACGCCCTGAACGCCGGGCGGAAGCGTGCCAAGCACCGGAACGACGAGCTCCCCGAACACCTCGCGGCCCCGGAGGGCCACGACGAAGCCCGTGAACGGCTCCGCTGGGTCCGCGCCGAGATCGCCTCGCTTCCCGAGACCGACCGGCGCATCTGCGAACTGTGCCTCCTCGAGGGGCACTCCTACGCCGAGGCCGCCGAGATCCTCGGGCTGAGCGTGGGAGCGGTCACCCAGCGGGTCTCCCGCAACCGACGTCGACTCAAGAAGGCGGTGATGCACGATGAACACTGA
- a CDS encoding MFS transporter — translation MSTVTDTPTGTVPATVAAPASAGDRVVAPRGRRAHTRRRHGFGFWAVAFAFLSVMAFATVPAPLYVIYQARDGFPTFTTTVIFAAYGVGVVGALFLAGHLSDVHGRRPLILVSIALELVAAVLFLLWNDVSGLIVARLVTGLGVGLLTATATAHLGELRVRATGSQSSAAGASVAAGAVNLGGLSLGALVGGALAEFVGQPLMVPYVVFVVALTVAFVVVLAAPETVDRPSSPVAYRPQRLQAPEGKAGAFWVAGTAAFAALAVQGLFTSVAPSFLGTTFHVTDRLAAGATTFGVFAASAVSQIVFARLSQRAQIRLGLVLLVVGLVVLAVAAVLLQVAGFIGGGVVAGAGVGLLFKASISSAGALVEPERRGGVLAATFLIAYAGLTVPVVAVGAALLVLPTLPVLLGYVVFVVVLALVAGTRLAARA, via the coding sequence ATGTCAACCGTCACCGACACCCCGACGGGCACCGTCCCCGCCACCGTTGCTGCTCCCGCATCGGCGGGCGACCGCGTCGTCGCTCCCCGCGGACGCCGTGCCCACACGCGGCGTCGTCACGGCTTCGGCTTCTGGGCGGTCGCCTTCGCGTTCCTCTCGGTGATGGCCTTCGCGACCGTGCCGGCACCGCTCTACGTGATCTACCAGGCACGGGACGGCTTCCCGACGTTCACGACCACCGTCATCTTCGCGGCCTACGGCGTGGGCGTCGTCGGGGCGCTCTTCCTGGCCGGACACCTCAGCGACGTGCACGGTCGTCGCCCGCTCATCCTCGTGTCGATCGCCCTCGAGCTCGTCGCCGCCGTGCTCTTCCTGCTCTGGAACGACGTCAGCGGCCTCATCGTCGCGCGGCTCGTGACCGGCCTCGGCGTCGGGCTGCTGACGGCGACGGCGACCGCGCACCTCGGGGAGCTCCGCGTCCGGGCGACGGGCTCGCAGTCCTCCGCTGCCGGTGCGAGCGTCGCCGCCGGTGCCGTGAACCTCGGCGGCCTGTCGCTCGGTGCCCTGGTCGGCGGCGCACTCGCCGAGTTCGTCGGGCAGCCGCTGATGGTGCCGTACGTCGTGTTCGTCGTCGCGCTGACGGTCGCGTTCGTGGTCGTCCTAGCCGCGCCGGAGACCGTCGACCGTCCGTCCTCGCCGGTCGCCTACCGCCCGCAGCGCCTGCAGGCGCCGGAGGGCAAGGCCGGAGCGTTCTGGGTCGCCGGCACCGCCGCCTTCGCCGCCCTCGCGGTGCAGGGCCTCTTCACCTCGGTCGCGCCGAGCTTCCTCGGGACGACCTTCCACGTGACCGACCGCCTGGCAGCGGGAGCCACCACGTTCGGCGTCTTCGCCGCGAGCGCGGTGTCGCAGATCGTGTTCGCCCGGCTGTCGCAGCGGGCGCAGATCCGGCTCGGCCTGGTGCTGCTCGTCGTCGGGCTCGTGGTCCTGGCCGTGGCCGCCGTGCTGCTCCAGGTCGCCGGCTTCATCGGGGGCGGTGTCGTCGCGGGAGCCGGTGTCGGGCTGCTCTTCAAGGCGTCGATCTCGAGCGCCGGGGCGCTGGTCGAGCCGGAGCGCCGTGGTGGGGTCCTCGCGGCGACGTTCCTCATCGCCTACGCCGGCCTGACCGTGCCCGTCGTCGCCGTGGGTGCTGCGCTGCTCGTGCTGCCGACGCTCCCGGTGCTCCTCGGGTACGTGGTGTTCGTGGTGGTGCTGGCGCTCGTCGCCGGGACGCGCTTGGCCGCGCGGGCGTAG
- a CDS encoding LysR family transcriptional regulator, with protein sequence METRLLEQFVTVAAEGSVTRAAERLWAAQSTVSAGIASLERTLGVRLFDRTGRHLVLTAAGEDVLPHARAVLESLDQMRDLATVEDADLRGRVRLGIFTSMDIVDLTGVLRRFRQRHPLVAVELMTSPSGTTGLVQDLVAGRLDIAYTGLPAVPSGVVVHPLREMPFRVFLAADHRFAGRTSVSLAELADEPFIDTAHGFGNRIILDTALERLGIRRRIVAEMNDMPAVIRFASAGLGVGVVPDSGVRHDGAVLELEDEVEPLRIGLAMRTSPEPNRAVRALARDIVAARVVD encoded by the coding sequence ATGGAGACCCGGCTGCTCGAACAGTTCGTCACCGTCGCCGCCGAGGGCAGCGTGACCCGCGCCGCGGAACGGCTGTGGGCCGCGCAGTCGACGGTGTCCGCGGGGATCGCCTCGCTCGAGCGGACACTCGGCGTCCGGCTCTTCGACCGCACCGGCCGGCACCTCGTCCTCACCGCCGCCGGCGAGGACGTGCTCCCGCACGCCCGCGCGGTGCTCGAGTCCCTCGACCAGATGCGCGACCTCGCGACGGTGGAGGACGCCGACCTCCGCGGACGGGTGCGGCTCGGCATCTTCACGAGCATGGACATCGTCGACCTGACCGGGGTCCTCCGCCGGTTCCGGCAGCGGCACCCCCTCGTCGCCGTCGAGCTGATGACCTCACCGTCCGGCACCACCGGCCTCGTGCAGGACCTGGTCGCCGGGCGGCTCGACATCGCCTACACGGGGCTGCCCGCCGTGCCGAGCGGAGTGGTCGTGCACCCGCTGCGGGAGATGCCGTTCCGGGTCTTCCTCGCCGCCGATCACCGGTTCGCCGGACGCACCTCCGTCTCGCTGGCGGAACTCGCCGACGAACCCTTCATCGACACCGCGCACGGCTTCGGCAACCGGATCATCCTCGACACCGCACTCGAACGGCTCGGGATCCGACGGCGCATCGTCGCGGAGATGAACGACATGCCCGCGGTGATCCGGTTCGCGTCCGCCGGCCTCGGCGTCGGGGTGGTCCCGGACTCCGGGGTGCGACACGACGGCGCAGTGCTCGAACTCGAGGACGAGGTCGAACCCCTCCGGATCGGCCTCGCGATGCGCACCAGCCCGGAGCCGAACCGCGCGGTGCGCGCGCTGGCGCGCGACATCGTGGCTGCTCGCGTCGTCGACTGA